The Roseovarius indicus genome has a segment encoding these proteins:
- the hrpB gene encoding ATP-dependent helicase HrpB — protein sequence MTTLPIHEAIPPLIDALRRGGRAVLQAPPGAGKTTVVPLEMLSAGLTQGRILMLEPRRLAARAAAERMASTLGENAGQTVGYRVRGEAKVSNATRVEVVTEGILTRMIQSDPELTGIGAVIFDEFHERSLNADLGLALCLEIAGALRDDLILVAMSATLDADPVAELMEAPVITSRGRSFPVDLRHLPRPLRKGVRFDAALADLVVQAAGETEGGILVFLPGEGEIRRVEGQLKGRLPAGCEVRPLYGALPFAQQRAAIAPVDQGRKVVLATSIAETSLTIEDIRVVVDGGKARRARFDPSSGMSRLVTEPVTRAEATQRAGRAGRVAEGTCYRLWTKGEEGALRAYPPAEIEAADLAGLALELALWGAQPGDLAFLTPPAPGSYAEAQSLLRMLGALDRENRITPHGKALAALPLHPRLAHMLAIAGPDAAPLAALLAERDPLPRGAPVDLSLRLAAVRDPKGFAGRSPHQPSRPVIERIRAEAKRLAKSARRASQGAMSDAAAAALAYPDRVGLRRKGDAPRYVLSGGKGAILPEEDPMAGTRLIVATDLDGDRREARIRQAIRIEEAELRALFADQIGWQDICEWDRRERRVVTRQQERFGALALDDRVWKDPPPDAVARAMLDGVRDLGMSWTDAARRFVARVELLREAGEDLPDMSEPALLDTLEDWLLPYLTGVKTAQDWKRFDILPALRARLDWDRMQALDVKAPAHFTSPLGRDIPIDYSGEHPEISLRLQEMFGQTTHPTVGRTPLRVTLLSPAGRPVQTTMDLPGFWASSYADVRKDMRGRYPKHPWPEDPTVADPTLRVKRRRD from the coding sequence ATGACCACGCTCCCCATCCACGAGGCGATCCCGCCCCTGATCGACGCGCTGCGGCGCGGGGGCCGGGCCGTTCTGCAGGCCCCGCCGGGGGCAGGCAAGACCACCGTCGTGCCGCTCGAGATGCTGAGTGCCGGGCTGACCCAGGGCCGCATCCTGATGCTAGAACCGCGCCGCCTCGCCGCGCGGGCGGCGGCCGAGCGGATGGCCTCCACCCTGGGCGAAAACGCGGGCCAGACCGTGGGCTACCGCGTGCGGGGCGAGGCCAAGGTCTCGAACGCCACCCGAGTCGAGGTGGTCACCGAAGGCATCCTCACCCGCATGATCCAGTCCGACCCGGAACTCACCGGCATCGGCGCGGTGATCTTTGACGAATTCCACGAACGCTCGCTCAACGCCGATCTCGGCCTCGCCCTCTGCCTCGAGATCGCCGGGGCGCTGCGCGACGACCTCATCCTCGTCGCCATGTCCGCCACGCTCGACGCAGACCCGGTGGCCGAGCTGATGGAGGCGCCGGTCATCACCTCCCGGGGCCGCAGCTTCCCCGTCGACCTCCGCCACCTCCCCCGGCCCCTGCGCAAGGGCGTGCGCTTCGATGCGGCCTTGGCCGATCTCGTGGTGCAAGCGGCCGGGGAAACCGAGGGCGGCATCCTCGTCTTCCTCCCCGGCGAGGGCGAAATCCGGCGGGTCGAGGGCCAGCTGAAGGGCCGCCTGCCCGCCGGTTGCGAGGTCAGGCCCCTTTACGGCGCCCTGCCCTTCGCCCAGCAGCGCGCCGCCATCGCGCCGGTCGACCAAGGCCGCAAAGTGGTGCTCGCCACCTCCATCGCCGAAACCTCGCTGACCATCGAGGATATCCGCGTCGTGGTCGACGGCGGCAAGGCGCGGCGGGCACGGTTCGACCCCTCCTCGGGCATGTCGCGGCTGGTGACCGAGCCGGTCACGCGCGCCGAGGCGACGCAGCGCGCCGGCCGCGCCGGCCGGGTGGCGGAGGGCACCTGCTACCGGCTCTGGACCAAGGGCGAGGAAGGCGCGCTCCGCGCCTATCCCCCGGCCGAGATCGAGGCGGCCGACCTCGCCGGGCTGGCGCTGGAACTGGCGCTCTGGGGCGCGCAACCGGGCGACCTCGCCTTCCTCACGCCCCCCGCCCCCGGCAGCTATGCCGAGGCGCAATCCCTGCTCCGGATGCTGGGCGCGCTCGACCGCGAGAACCGGATCACGCCCCACGGCAAGGCGCTGGCCGCCCTGCCGCTCCACCCGCGCCTGGCACATATGCTGGCCATCGCTGGCCCCGACGCCGCCCCCCTCGCCGCGCTTCTGGCCGAGCGTGACCCGCTGCCGCGTGGCGCGCCCGTCGACCTGTCGCTCAGGCTGGCGGCGGTGCGCGATCCGAAAGGTTTCGCCGGCCGCTCGCCGCACCAGCCCAGCCGGCCGGTCATCGAACGCATCCGGGCCGAGGCGAAACGCCTCGCCAAATCCGCGAGGCGCGCCAGCCAGGGCGCGATGAGCGACGCCGCCGCCGCCGCTTTGGCCTATCCCGACCGTGTCGGCCTGCGCCGCAAGGGCGACGCGCCACGCTACGTGCTGTCGGGCGGCAAGGGCGCCATCCTGCCCGAGGAGGACCCGATGGCCGGCACCCGGCTGATCGTGGCAACCGACCTCGACGGCGACCGCCGCGAGGCCCGCATCCGGCAGGCGATCCGCATCGAGGAGGCCGAGCTGCGCGCGCTCTTCGCCGACCAGATCGGCTGGCAGGACATCTGCGAATGGGACCGGCGCGAGCGCCGCGTCGTGACCCGCCAACAGGAACGCTTCGGCGCGCTGGCCCTCGACGACCGGGTCTGGAAGGACCCGCCGCCGGACGCCGTGGCGCGCGCCATGCTCGACGGCGTGCGCGATCTCGGGATGAGCTGGACAGACGCCGCCCGCCGCTTCGTCGCCCGCGTGGAACTGCTTCGCGAGGCGGGCGAAGACCTGCCCGACATGTCTGAGCCCGCCCTGCTGGACACGCTCGAAGACTGGCTCCTGCCCTACCTCACCGGCGTGAAAACCGCGCAGGACTGGAAACGCTTCGACATTCTCCCCGCTCTGCGCGCCCGGCTCGACTGGGACCGGATGCAGGCGCTCGACGTCAAGGCCCCCGCCCACTTCACCTCGCCGCTCGGCCGCGACATCCCCATCGACTATTCCGGCGAGCATCCCGAGATATCCCTCCGCCTGCAGGAGATGTTCGGCCAGACCACCCACCCCACGGTCGGCCGCACGCCCCTGCGCGTGACGCTCCTGTCGCCCGCCGGCCGCCCGGTGCAGACCACGATGGACCTCCCCGGCTTCTGGGCCTCCTCCTATGCGGATGTCCGCAAGGACATGCGCGGGCGCTACCCGAAACACCCCTGGCCGGAAGACCCCACTGTGGCCGATCCGACTCTGAGGGTGAAGCGACGCCGCGACTGA
- a CDS encoding manganese-dependent inorganic pyrophosphatase, with product MTTLVFGHKSPDTDSTGSPILWAWYLKEVKGVDAEAVLLGEPNTEAAFMLERWNLPKPRIISDVDDGQACVIVDTNNPAELPANVNGADVQAIIDHHKLVGGLETKGPIDITVRPLACTATIMVDLMGEESARMPEWAKGAALTCILSDTLEFRSPTTTDHDKAVAEQLASELGIRISDYAAEMFAAKSDVSAFSDAELLRMDSKEYEVGGKKFRVSVLETTAPDMVLSRKDSLMDSMTTVASEDGVDQVLLFVVDILKEEATLLVPNDLVKTVAEKSFDASVSGDTVVLPGVMSRKKQIIPNLAV from the coding sequence ATGACCACGCTTGTTTTCGGCCATAAATCCCCCGACACCGATTCCACCGGCTCGCCCATCCTGTGGGCGTGGTACCTAAAGGAAGTGAAAGGCGTCGACGCCGAGGCGGTGCTGCTGGGCGAACCCAACACCGAAGCCGCCTTCATGCTCGAACGCTGGAACCTGCCGAAACCCCGCATCATCTCCGACGTGGATGACGGCCAGGCCTGCGTGATCGTCGACACCAACAACCCCGCCGAGCTGCCAGCCAACGTGAACGGCGCCGACGTGCAGGCGATCATCGACCACCACAAACTGGTCGGCGGGCTGGAAACGAAAGGCCCGATCGACATCACCGTGCGCCCGCTCGCCTGCACCGCCACCATCATGGTCGACCTGATGGGCGAAGAGAGTGCCCGCATGCCCGAATGGGCCAAGGGTGCCGCGCTGACCTGCATCCTGTCGGACACGCTGGAATTCCGCTCGCCCACCACCACCGACCATGACAAGGCCGTGGCCGAGCAACTGGCCAGCGAGCTGGGCATCAGGATTTCCGACTATGCCGCCGAAATGTTCGCCGCGAAGTCCGACGTCTCTGCCTTCTCCGACGCCGAACTGCTGCGGATGGACTCGAAGGAATACGAAGTCGGCGGCAAGAAATTCCGCGTCTCGGTTCTCGAAACCACCGCGCCCGACATGGTGCTGTCGCGCAAGGACAGCCTGATGGACAGCATGACCACCGTCGCCTCGGAAGACGGCGTCGACCAGGTGCTGCTTTTCGTCGTCGACATCCTGAAGGAAGAGGCCACCCTGCTGGTGCCGAACGACCTGGTGAAAACCGTGGCCGAGAAGAGCTTCGACGCCTCCGTCTCGGGCGACACCGTGGTTCTGCCCGGCGTGATGAGCCGCAAGAAGCAGATCATCCCCAACCTCGCGGTTTGA
- a CDS encoding type VI secretion system-associated protein TagO, whose translation MAAIIPEECSAWWLSEGALLRQLVQTAAVFVATSVGAQSATDRPAWQNAGSFAPLSRTAAAITGEITLSKNAEGAADGRTLTLTFGNGAAVDLTSIGASWRTQGMGGDIHAVEMFKLAGHPGAFENGNTLCGGEAEGENLYAVFFEQSLFNLPPSLGLAIFQSVEPPFDINSSGLCGTFSYTIAAPPGQDKERSNEPAVSSKAQASSGSAAAGPGAWRVRTSINPIDDTRTVSLFLDAETGTSRYGDPITFVARCKSNRTEAYVVWGEYLGDDSRDVYAKWKHVTVRIGDEQARQERWGVSTDSKATFAPDWAGTMLKQLLDKNRLVLQTIPYGENPQTAIFDISGLRSVLGQLAGECDWSF comes from the coding sequence GTGGCCGCAATCATTCCGGAGGAATGTTCGGCCTGGTGGCTGTCGGAGGGTGCATTGTTACGCCAACTCGTTCAAACTGCGGCAGTCTTCGTCGCGACAAGTGTCGGCGCGCAGTCGGCAACCGACCGCCCTGCCTGGCAGAATGCCGGGTCGTTCGCCCCCCTCAGCAGGACGGCTGCGGCGATCACGGGCGAGATCACCCTTTCGAAAAACGCGGAGGGCGCGGCCGACGGCAGGACGTTGACGCTGACCTTCGGAAACGGGGCGGCCGTCGACCTGACATCGATTGGCGCATCCTGGCGGACCCAGGGTATGGGCGGTGACATACACGCGGTCGAGATGTTCAAGCTGGCCGGGCATCCGGGCGCGTTTGAGAACGGCAACACCCTCTGCGGCGGCGAGGCGGAGGGAGAGAACCTTTACGCGGTGTTCTTCGAGCAAAGCCTGTTCAACCTTCCCCCGTCCCTCGGGCTGGCCATCTTTCAATCGGTTGAACCGCCATTCGATATCAACAGTTCCGGCCTTTGCGGGACGTTTTCCTACACCATTGCCGCGCCCCCGGGGCAGGACAAGGAGCGTTCCAACGAGCCGGCAGTCAGTTCGAAAGCGCAGGCATCGTCAGGCAGCGCCGCCGCCGGCCCCGGGGCCTGGCGAGTGCGAACATCTATCAACCCGATCGACGACACGCGCACGGTCAGCCTGTTTCTCGACGCGGAAACCGGTACGTCTCGCTACGGGGATCCGATCACGTTCGTGGCGCGCTGCAAGTCCAACCGGACAGAGGCTTACGTGGTTTGGGGTGAATATCTTGGCGACGATTCGCGCGATGTCTATGCCAAGTGGAAGCATGTCACGGTCCGGATCGGAGACGAGCAGGCCAGGCAGGAGCGTTGGGGCGTCTCGACCGACAGCAAGGCGACGTTCGCGCCCGATTGGGCCGGTACAATGCTGAAACAGCTTCTGGATAAGAACCGGCTTGTCCTGCAGACAATTCCGTATGGCGAGAACCCGCAGACCGCGATCTTCGACATCTCGGGGCTTCGGTCGGTTCTTGGTCAGCTGGCCGGTGAATGCGATTGGAGCTTTTAG
- a CDS encoding NUDIX hydrolase has protein sequence MTDGFRKAWTEMVQPLFRRPPELQVAALCCRKGENGTEVLMITSRDTGRWVMPKGWLMDGKNAAEAACEEAWEEAGVKTANVSEAPVGVYHYEKRLDDGYVAPVEVQVYRVDVETLLDTYPESSERARLWLDPETAANRVDEPSLKELLLQL, from the coding sequence ATGACCGATGGTTTCCGAAAAGCCTGGACCGAAATGGTTCAGCCCCTCTTTCGCCGCCCCCCCGAATTGCAAGTGGCCGCCCTGTGCTGCCGCAAGGGTGAGAACGGCACCGAAGTCCTGATGATCACCAGCCGCGATACCGGCCGCTGGGTGATGCCCAAGGGCTGGCTGATGGATGGCAAGAACGCCGCCGAGGCCGCCTGCGAGGAAGCCTGGGAAGAGGCCGGCGTCAAGACCGCCAATGTCAGCGAGGCGCCGGTCGGCGTCTACCACTACGAAAAGCGCCTCGACGACGGCTACGTCGCCCCGGTCGAGGTGCAGGTCTATCGCGTCGACGTGGAAACGCTGCTCGACACCTACCCCGAATCCTCCGAGCGGGCGCGCCTCTGGCTCGACCCCGAGACCGCCGCCAACCGCGTCGACGAGCCCAGTCTCAAAGAGCTTTTGCTGCAACTGTAA
- a CDS encoding inorganic phosphate transporter has translation MSQSPDNNNQWKTLDKDLGRISQVEYATAYVARPLTALGIALAFIAVAGLAAALFFGTQPGNLIVVAAAVFGAYMALNIGANDVANNMGPAVGANALTMGGAIVIAAVCETAGALLAGGDVVSTISKGIIDPTSVAETHSFIWAMMAALVSAALWVNLATKVGAPVSTTHSVVGGVMGAGIAAAGFGAVSWPTMGAIAASWVISPVLGGVIAAAFLAVIKSQIIYRDDKLAAARLWVPILVGIMAGAFAAYLSLKGLKRVIHIDMGTALLIGLVGGLVCWGLTVPLVRRQSRGLENRNRSLKTLFALPLIVSAALLSFAHGANDVANAVGPLAAIVHASEFGASAGEVAIPLWVMVIGALGISFGLFLFGPKLIRMVGSQITKLNPMRAYCVALSAAITVIVASWLGLPVSSTHIAVGGVFGVGFFREWYMERRRPSNSTNGTARRLPPEERRRRKLVRRSHFMTIIAAWVITVPAAAAMSAVIFLLLDTVLV, from the coding sequence GTGAGCCAGTCGCCCGACAACAACAACCAGTGGAAGACGCTCGACAAGGACCTCGGGCGCATTTCCCAGGTCGAGTATGCCACCGCCTATGTCGCCCGCCCGCTGACGGCGCTGGGCATCGCGCTGGCCTTCATCGCGGTCGCCGGGCTGGCGGCGGCGCTGTTCTTCGGCACGCAGCCCGGCAACCTGATCGTGGTCGCCGCGGCCGTCTTCGGCGCCTACATGGCCCTCAACATCGGCGCCAACGACGTGGCCAACAACATGGGGCCCGCGGTGGGCGCCAACGCGCTGACCATGGGCGGCGCCATCGTCATCGCCGCCGTGTGCGAGACGGCGGGCGCGCTGCTGGCAGGCGGCGACGTGGTCTCGACCATCTCCAAGGGCATCATCGACCCCACCAGCGTGGCCGAAACCCACAGCTTCATCTGGGCGATGATGGCCGCGCTGGTGTCGGCCGCGCTATGGGTGAACCTCGCCACCAAGGTGGGCGCGCCGGTCTCGACCACCCATTCCGTCGTCGGCGGGGTGATGGGCGCAGGCATCGCCGCGGCGGGCTTCGGCGCGGTGTCGTGGCCCACCATGGGCGCCATCGCCGCCAGCTGGGTGATCTCGCCCGTGCTCGGCGGGGTGATTGCCGCCGCCTTCCTCGCCGTCATCAAGAGCCAGATCATCTACCGCGACGACAAGCTTGCCGCCGCCCGCCTCTGGGTGCCGATCCTCGTGGGCATCATGGCCGGCGCCTTCGCCGCCTACCTGTCGCTGAAGGGCCTCAAGCGGGTGATCCATATCGACATGGGCACCGCACTGCTGATCGGGCTGGTTGGCGGGCTGGTCTGCTGGGGCCTCACCGTGCCGCTGGTCAGGCGCCAGTCGCGGGGGCTCGAAAACCGCAACCGCTCGCTCAAGACGCTCTTCGCCCTGCCCCTCATCGTCTCCGCGGCGCTGCTCTCCTTCGCGCATGGCGCCAATGACGTGGCCAACGCCGTGGGCCCCCTCGCTGCCATCGTCCACGCGTCGGAGTTCGGCGCCTCCGCGGGCGAGGTCGCCATCCCCCTCTGGGTCATGGTGATCGGGGCGCTCGGCATCTCCTTCGGCCTCTTCCTCTTCGGGCCCAAGCTGATCCGCATGGTCGGCAGCCAGATCACCAAGCTCAACCCGATGCGCGCCTATTGCGTGGCGCTCTCGGCCGCCATCACCGTGATCGTGGCCAGCTGGCTGGGCCTGCCGGTCAGCTCGACCCATATCGCCGTGGGCGGCGTCTTCGGCGTGGGCTTCTTCCGCGAATGGTACATGGAACGCCGCCGCCCCTCGAACAGCACCAACGGCACCGCCCGCCGCCTGCCCCCCGAGGAACGCCGCCGGCGCAAGCTCGTGCGGCGCAGCCACTTCATGACCATCATCGCCGCCTGGGTCATCACCGTGCCCGCGGCCGCCGCCATGTCGGCCGTGATCTTCCTGCTGCTCGACACCGTCCTCGTATAA
- the meaB gene encoding methylmalonyl Co-A mutase-associated GTPase MeaB: protein MDIAQLSDRIIKGDRRALSRAITLIESGRADHRLQAGELMEAVKGHGEAIRIGLSGTPGVGKSTFIEAFGSMLTAQGLRVAVLAVDPSSTRSGGSILGDKTRMEKLSRDPNAFIRPSPSQSHLGGVARRTREAVSVCEAAGFDVVLIETVGVGQSETVVAEMSDLFILLLAPAGGDELQGVKRGIMEMADMILVNKADGDLKAAATRTCSDYTGALRLLRKRPQDPEGFPKAMMVSAQQEEGLKSAWEEMTALTEWRRENGHFAARREAQARYWFNEEVKQGLLAQLETPEAKAALEQAAEDVAEGRATPTNAARELLERLKG from the coding sequence ATGGATATTGCACAGCTTAGCGACAGAATTATCAAGGGGGATCGGCGCGCCCTGTCACGCGCGATCACCCTGATCGAGAGCGGACGGGCGGATCACCGCTTACAGGCGGGCGAGCTGATGGAGGCCGTGAAGGGCCATGGCGAGGCCATCCGCATCGGCCTGTCCGGCACGCCCGGCGTGGGGAAATCGACCTTCATCGAGGCGTTCGGCTCGATGCTGACCGCCCAGGGGTTGCGGGTGGCGGTGCTGGCGGTCGACCCCAGTTCGACCCGCTCGGGAGGGTCTATCCTGGGTGACAAGACCCGGATGGAGAAGCTGAGCCGCGACCCCAATGCCTTTATCCGCCCCTCGCCCAGCCAGTCGCACCTGGGCGGCGTGGCACGGCGCACGCGCGAGGCGGTGTCGGTCTGCGAGGCCGCGGGCTTCGACGTGGTGCTGATCGAGACGGTGGGCGTGGGCCAGTCGGAGACGGTTGTGGCCGAGATGTCCGATCTCTTCATCCTGCTGCTGGCGCCGGCGGGCGGCGACGAGTTGCAGGGCGTCAAGCGCGGCATCATGGAGATGGCGGACATGATCCTTGTCAACAAGGCCGATGGCGATTTGAAGGCGGCGGCGACGCGGACCTGTTCGGACTATACCGGTGCCTTGCGCCTGTTGCGCAAGCGGCCGCAGGACCCGGAGGGTTTCCCGAAGGCGATGATGGTGTCCGCCCAGCAGGAGGAGGGGCTGAAATCGGCGTGGGAGGAGATGACCGCGCTGACCGAGTGGCGCCGCGAGAACGGCCATTTCGCCGCCCGCCGGGAGGCGCAGGCGCGGTACTGGTTCAACGAGGAAGTGAAGCAGGGGCTTCTGGCGCAGCTCGAGACGCCCGAGGCGAAGGCGGCGCTGGAGCAAGCCGCCGAGGACGTGGCCGAGGGCCGCGCGACACCCACCAACGCGGCGCGGGAGTTGCTGGAGCGGCTGAAGGGGTAG
- a CDS encoding MFS transporter gives MKHTLVTLSALLLGFFMLQMSNGLQGSLLALRADIEGFGATAIGLVMSGFYFGMGLGSLLAGRLIERVGHIRTFAALASVASAMALVHLILIDPVTWVLIRAITGFCFAGLLIAVESWLNASVASHERGRLLSVYAMVGMAAGVCGQLLLDTAPPESFLLFLVVSVGLSLALVPTALSQASAPVSDVTQQRPSIRLLWQISPFGAVAMAMAGASLGTFLGLAPVFAQRIGFSPSEIAYLMAAATLGALALQFPIGALSDRIDRRWVCISVALTATLTLAYLSRVEAQGFAVSLAISALIGGLLLPTISVVVAHINDRAPADSLLAASGGIVLMQGIGAAAGPFIGGAAMDAFGPTGLLMTLSAAQAVMVLFAVFRLMVNKGIEPEQKTPYAPVPMSAVEGDLQLPETS, from the coding sequence ATGAAACACACCCTCGTGACCCTCTCCGCCCTGCTTCTCGGTTTCTTCATGCTCCAGATGAGCAACGGGTTGCAGGGTTCCCTGCTGGCCCTTCGCGCCGATATCGAAGGCTTCGGGGCCACGGCGATCGGCCTCGTGATGTCCGGCTTCTACTTCGGCATGGGGCTCGGCTCCCTGCTCGCCGGCCGCCTGATCGAACGCGTTGGGCACATCCGCACCTTCGCGGCGCTGGCCTCGGTGGCCTCGGCCATGGCGCTCGTGCACCTGATCCTGATCGATCCGGTGACATGGGTTCTCATCCGCGCCATCACCGGCTTCTGCTTCGCCGGCCTGCTGATCGCGGTCGAATCCTGGCTCAACGCCTCGGTCGCCAGCCACGAACGCGGGCGGCTGCTGTCGGTTTACGCCATGGTGGGCATGGCGGCCGGGGTCTGCGGCCAGCTGCTGCTCGACACCGCCCCGCCTGAAAGCTTCCTGCTGTTCCTCGTGGTCTCGGTCGGGCTGTCCCTCGCCCTCGTGCCCACCGCGCTTAGCCAGGCAAGTGCGCCCGTGTCGGACGTGACCCAGCAACGGCCCTCGATCCGGCTTCTGTGGCAGATTTCGCCCTTCGGCGCGGTTGCCATGGCCATGGCCGGCGCCTCGCTCGGCACGTTCCTCGGGCTTGCGCCCGTCTTTGCCCAACGGATCGGATTTTCGCCCTCGGAGATCGCCTACCTGATGGCCGCCGCAACGCTGGGCGCGCTCGCGCTTCAGTTCCCCATCGGCGCCCTCTCCGACCGGATCGACCGCCGCTGGGTCTGCATCAGCGTGGCGCTCACGGCGACGCTGACCCTTGCCTACCTGTCGCGCGTCGAGGCACAGGGCTTTGCGGTCAGCCTCGCGATCTCGGCCCTGATCGGCGGGCTGCTCCTGCCGACGATCTCGGTCGTGGTGGCGCATATCAACGACCGGGCGCCGGCCGATTCCCTTCTGGCCGCCTCGGGCGGGATCGTCCTGATGCAGGGCATCGGCGCCGCCGCCGGCCCCTTCATCGGCGGCGCGGCGATGGACGCGTTCGGGCCGACCGGCCTGCTGATGACCCTCAGCGCCGCGCAGGCGGTGATGGTGCTCTTCGCGGTGTTCCGCCTGATGGTGAACAAGGGCATCGAGCCCGAACAGAAGACCCCCTATGCACCGGTCCCGATGTCAGCCGTCGAGGGCGATCTGCAACTGCCCGAGACAAGCTGA
- a CDS encoding DUF3108 domain-containing protein, with translation MRILPIALCALLASPALAEDQSSMRFEVRLLGLKAGMIEIAANVTESAYAARTKFRTAGLVGALKRVRADVEVQGRVAGDTLKPQTYSEAIDDGSRVTNVKVRFAPGKPRLISGDTGSSAPPADTSTLTNAIDPLTLLYVALRDQPRDEVCRFEADVFDGHRHAVISLKGRQPNGNTITCNGSYRRVAGYSDSEREKRNVSISVTYVDAGDVMRAERVAFDTKLGPAVMDRR, from the coding sequence ATGCGAATACTCCCCATTGCCCTTTGTGCCCTGCTGGCGTCTCCGGCGCTGGCCGAGGACCAGTCGTCGATGCGCTTCGAGGTGCGCCTGCTGGGCCTCAAGGCCGGCATGATCGAAATCGCCGCCAACGTCACCGAAAGCGCCTATGCGGCGCGCACCAAGTTCCGCACGGCCGGGCTGGTCGGCGCGCTCAAGCGGGTGCGGGCCGATGTCGAGGTGCAGGGCCGCGTGGCGGGCGACACCCTCAAGCCCCAGACCTATTCCGAGGCCATCGACGACGGCAGCCGCGTCACCAACGTCAAGGTCCGGTTCGCCCCGGGCAAGCCCCGGCTGATCTCGGGCGATACCGGCAGCAGCGCGCCCCCCGCCGACACCTCGACCCTGACCAACGCCATCGACCCGCTGACCCTGCTCTACGTCGCCCTGCGCGATCAGCCCCGCGACGAGGTCTGCCGCTTCGAGGCGGATGTCTTCGACGGCCACCGCCACGCGGTCATCTCGCTCAAGGGACGCCAGCCCAACGGCAACACCATCACCTGCAACGGCTCCTATCGGCGAGTGGCGGGCTATTCCGACAGCGAGCGCGAGAAGCGCAATGTCAGCATCTCGGTCACCTATGTCGACGCCGGCGACGTGATGCGCGCCGAACGGGTGGCCTTCGACACCAAGCTGGGCCCCGCGGTGATGGATCGCCGCTGA
- the gndA gene encoding NADP-dependent phosphogluconate dehydrogenase, whose protein sequence is MAKAQIGVYGLGTMGSALALNMAEKGFEVAVTNRETDWIAGFVEEAGALGGKLHAHDTLEGFVANLAAPRVILFMIPSGAPMDAMIDAVVPLLAAGDTIIDGGNADFHLTRRRSAALAGQDIHFVGMGVSGGEKGARHGPSMMVGGTEHSWQQLKPILRAIAAQYEGEPCVAHLGPDGAGHFVKTVHNGIEYADMQMIAEIYSLLRNGAAWAPAEIGQLFAEWNKGPLRSYLVEITADILQYHDPETGHPMVDVIKDAAGQKGTGRWTVIEAQKMGQAASMIEAAVGARAWSSEKETRQTAQEKLGGARGAIEADGATLADAMMAARILGYAQGFRILAAASAEYDWQLDFARIAEIWRAGCIIRSALLDDIASAFRGELLHGELILSPSFTETLGRTLPALRAVVGAAVAQGHAVPALSSALQWADTMRQGFGSANIIQAQRDYFGYHGFERLGQAGKHHGPWWDQA, encoded by the coding sequence ATGGCCAAGGCACAGATCGGCGTTTACGGGCTTGGCACCATGGGGAGCGCGCTGGCGCTCAACATGGCGGAGAAGGGGTTCGAGGTCGCGGTCACGAACCGGGAAACCGACTGGATTGCCGGGTTCGTCGAGGAGGCGGGCGCGCTTGGTGGCAAGCTGCACGCGCATGACACGCTTGAAGGTTTCGTCGCCAACCTTGCCGCGCCGCGCGTGATCCTGTTCATGATCCCGTCGGGCGCGCCGATGGATGCGATGATCGACGCGGTCGTGCCGCTGCTGGCCGCCGGCGACACGATCATCGACGGCGGGAATGCCGATTTCCACCTCACGCGCCGCCGGTCGGCCGCGCTGGCGGGACAAGATATCCATTTCGTCGGCATGGGCGTTTCGGGTGGTGAAAAGGGCGCGCGGCACGGCCCCTCGATGATGGTGGGCGGCACCGAGCATAGCTGGCAGCAGTTGAAGCCCATCCTGCGCGCCATCGCGGCGCAGTACGAGGGCGAGCCCTGCGTCGCCCATCTCGGGCCCGACGGGGCGGGGCATTTCGTCAAGACGGTGCATAACGGCATCGAATATGCCGACATGCAGATGATCGCCGAGATCTACAGCCTGCTGCGCAACGGCGCCGCCTGGGCGCCTGCCGAGATCGGCCAGCTTTTCGCCGAGTGGAACAAGGGGCCGCTGCGCTCCTACCTCGTCGAGATCACGGCCGATATCCTGCAGTATCACGACCCCGAGACCGGGCACCCGATGGTCGACGTCATCAAGGATGCCGCCGGGCAGAAGGGCACCGGCCGCTGGACGGTGATCGAGGCGCAGAAGATGGGGCAGGCGGCCAGCATGATCGAGGCCGCCGTGGGCGCGCGGGCGTGGTCGTCGGAAAAGGAGACGCGGCAGACAGCGCAGGAGAAACTCGGCGGGGCCCGTGGCGCCATCGAGGCCGACGGCGCGACATTGGCCGACGCGATGATGGCGGCGCGCATCCTGGGCTATGCGCAGGGGTTCCGCATCCTCGCCGCCGCCTCGGCCGAATATGACTGGCAGCTCGATTTCGCCCGTATCGCCGAGATCTGGCGGGCGGGGTGCATCATCCGCTCGGCCCTGCTTGACGATATCGCCTCGGCCTTCCGGGGCGAGCTGTTGCATGGCGAGCTGATCCTCTCGCCCAGCTTCACCGAAACCCTGGGCCGGACCCTGCCGGCGCTGAGGGCCGTCGTCGGCGCGGCGGTGGCGCAAGGGCACGCGGTGCCGGCGCTGTCCTCGGCGCTGCAATGGGCCGACACGATGCGGCAGGGCTTCGGCAGCGCCAACATCATACAGGCGCAGCGCGATTATTTCGGGTATCACGGCTTTGAAAGGCTGGGGCAGGCGGGCAAGCACCACGGGCCCTGGTGGGATCAGGCCTGA